In Coffea arabica cultivar ET-39 chromosome 9e, Coffea Arabica ET-39 HiFi, whole genome shotgun sequence, the genomic window TAGGGGAATCGCCCTCGCTCCATGCTGCCAATATATTCAGCCCTGGAGCTGTAATATCTGGCTGTCAATCGAGTACAAAAATAGATCTCAGAATACACATTTACCAAATTAAATCAAGGCAAACTCATGAGTTCTATATCTGAAGGACTCAGGCATCGTGAGGGGCGTGCAGACGATTGATTCAACCCTGCAATGCCTCTAAAATTATATTccgttcaatttttttttgcaattttttataTTGAAATTTCTAAAATGACTTACCTTGAGAACAGCCTCCGAAACTGGGCTTGGACCTACACTGGTAAAGCCAGCCATGTGTGGTGCAGTGATACCATGGGATACTGTTTTAGCTGGTGTAATATAAGCCATTGCATTATTGGTCGAATCTATATAATCCAgaattttcattgcattttgaTAGCCGACAGCATTAGCTGGAAGAAGATGGCTATCAACTGATATATCCTCTCCAAAGGCTTCACTATTTCCTACTATGAGACCAACTCCTCCAGCTCTCATCACCTCTGCTCCCTTTGCTACCCTTGTTCCATTTCCTCTAAGGCAGAaaacaatctttccttttgccTTATCAGAAGAAAGCGAGCCAGGCAAGCATTGACTACAGATTTCATCCAAGTGAAAAAACACAACTTTGATAATGAAGATTCTCCAGTGAACATAGGGAAAAGATTAATGAATGCAGGGATATTACTCTAATAAATATTTGGGGACTTCAGGATGAGCAATTTGACCGGCACGAACTAGAGGATACCACTTCCTTTCCAGGTTATATGGAGTTACGGTTTCACCCTGATTTTTAGCAGAATGAAAATAAATTAATCCATCAACAATTCAGCAATGCAAGTAAGCCAATTGACCtgtttttcttagttttacCTGAAGTTTCTCTCCATTTCCAAGTTCCACAGCTGCAAGAAACATACGATCTAAACTACTAGCACTAACTGTAATGATCCAGGGTGCTGTATTCCTCACTGAGTATGGCGCAGGGCCATAGTTTCCTGCACTGCACACGGTTATAATATTGTTCTTGACAGCATGGAGTGCCCCAACTGCAATTGGATTTTGGTCGTAAGGAGTTGGGTCATATGCTCCAATCGAAATGCTCAACACATCGACCCCATCCTCAATGGCATCATCAATGGCTGCCAACATGTCTTCAGATAAACAagtattttctattttattgtcTCGATCTGGAATTGGCCAGCAAACTTTATACATGGCAAGGCTCACCAGGGGTGCACCACCTGAGGCCGTGCCATAAGCAAATCCACCGAGTGCTGAAACATTATGAACCCTACGGCCTCCAACTATTGATGTTGTGTGAGTTCCATGTCCATCTTTGTCAAGGGGTGAGAAGTAATCTCTTGTTCGGTCCAGAGCGCCGTAAGCTTTTTCATATCCTTTAAGGTAGTAATGAGCTCCAATTACCTTCCTGTGAAATTGAGAAGAACAATGTATCAAGAATCAAGGAATCCATAATATATTCGAAGAACAacataagcaaataaatcaGATAATTGCATAAAACAAGACTCTTGTCTACCTTGATATACTTGACACAAAACCGATCTCGTGTTGTTCGTCAACACGGACAAATTGTAATGGGGAGCCAATTTCTTAACCTTTGAACTGTTGTGtggaacatatatattaaaatgGTTTTGCAGTTGAAAACTGGTAATGGAGAAAAAGGCAGAAAATATGTGAGTGCAGCTCAACATTCAAGACTACTTGCAGTTGCAGCAATAGCTTTGGATCGAAAATAGAAGAGAACTGATTATTACAAGCTTGACTATGTTGTTTGATTTCAAActcttttggtcaaaagttactCAAGAATCTACAAACTTCTAAATACTATTTTCTCAGTTTGGCTATTGCTGCTATAGTCTGGGACTGGCAACTAGTATTGCTTGTGATTTTCCAGATTCATAcctcttttcctttattggTAGCTCTACCACTTTTCATTTGTTTGCTGGgatatcaaataatttcatgATATGGCCCAACaatctaaaataaaaagaaaatagcaTATTAAAACTCATCTCCACATGCAGAGACAAAAGAATGAAGGCCATAATATGGCAAAGCTAGAGCCAAATATTAATATGTATTGAtcggatgattttttttttttttttgggtttgagtGAAATGGACAAGTTTGGGAAAAATAACGCTGCTGAGACAACTAGGCCTTCCATGCAAAGATAATCTTGAAACAGGTTTTTTTTGTGACGGCCCAATGgatgtttcttttcaaaatgcTTCTTGATGATCTTGAAAATGCCAATATACTCTGTTTGAGCAAAATTTTAGGGGGATGGCCCTTGCCTGATTAGATTTCTTcgaaggccaaaaaaaaaaaaaagcaaattcaAACTAGTGGCAGCAATTCTTGTCATCTTTCTCCTTCTGAAGGACAAAGAGGATATTAGACTTAGTATATATACCTTAGTCCTAAGTCTGGAGGTATGTTGAAAGTAAAAATTAAAACCTACTGATTAccaaaacaaagtcaagtaATCAACAATCATTAGGCACCGGATTTATGTTTTTCCAATGATTTGGACCAATATGTGTCAATTTATGGTACATTAAGAgcattcaatcaagaattttggcCCAAACAATTGTAAACCAAATACAAATTAGCCTAGGGATTCTCTAAAACTTTCTTACAAATTGTAAAGTTGGTTTGATGTAGTTTTTTTGCTTGATTTAAAAATTCTGCAACCAGATTTTGTCTACTAGAATGGCCAAAGTAACTCTGAGGCCCTTTGGCTCTATCAATCTTAATAAAAGGAAAGGCAGTTTACCTGTTACAGTGTGATGTATTGAACTGATTTCCAGTTTGGCATATCCCTTTCCATCTTTTTGGAACGGGCCCCAACCCTGTATCTACGAAGCTTTGAGATTCTGGCCAGTATCCTAATAAAGCCAGATGCTCATTTCAGTCAATAGAATTTTAGTTAAATAACACCATTTTTTccaattgatttttcttttttttccaattgaTTTGGCACACACACAATTTATTACATAAGTAGACACTCATATTTTAAGCATTTAAATACTTTCGTAATCTAATTTCACTTTTTTAAAATACTACTGTCTCAAGTCTCTTTTAATCATGTTTCAAAGAATAGGCGAATCCGAGACAACTCGACCAAGTCATCACTGGAACCGAGATACATGGATCACCGATAACTCGGCCAAAAAGTTTCCGACAAGGATAGAAACAGTCGAGTCATACCAAGTCATCTCGAGTCAAATCGaatccaaccaaaaaaaagtgcattttatagattttcttttgctaattttttattttttttgtttagcatttttttatattatttacaatttttaaaatattaaatgttTCAAAATTTGTATCTCGTCGAAACCACGACCGATATACCGAGACCAATGTGGAACAGCCTCGTGACCAcgaccgcgactttgaaccatgctcTCAACAAGTGCTTCTAATTTGAAATACTAAGGGTCATCGAAATTAGTAATGTAACATCAATTTCTAAGATTACTGCTAGATAAGTGACCACTATCTAGCAAACCAACAATCACATCTCTGCCAAATTGAGCTTTCACAAGCAAGACATCCTTGTCATATGCATTGTATTCGTTTGAGGGATCCTCCAATCCAGCAAATTCCCATGACCTAGTGGTATGCAAAGTGTACTTCGTGCTCTTGAATACAGATACCACTCCTTTCCTTCCTGCAAATTTTCATTCCACTTTCatgcttcaaaatttttttcaaacaaaaaaggaCACGTACTCAGGATATACAAATAAGAACAATGGATTTAATCCGGCTTACCGGAGAGTTTTTCAGCTTCCTCCGGTTTAAGCACGGCCGCGAAACCATTGATGCTGTGCTTATAACTATAAAGAAGAGAAGACCTTGCATCTTCCTCAGATTCTTTCACAGATAAGAGATAAGAATGATggttttcttcaatttcatgCAAAGTTTTATCTCCACTATGTTCTCCAAAGTATACAATATAAACCTAAAACCAGCATAGAATATGTTTATTTTTGGGCATCGAAAAAGTCAAGTGAGAAAAAGTAacaataagttttttttttggggcataGAAAAAGTAACAATAATAATGTTAAAGAAACCTGATTTTCAACACATGAAGTAAGCAAAGGTAACAACAGGAGCACTAGCAAAGAGAATACGGGAGGTTCCTCCATGGTAGTCAATACTAAACCAATTGGGTACAGAATTTTTCACCAAATTTTCTGGGATATTTATAAGAATAACTTAGAGTGGAATCCAAGCAAAGAAAATGATTGAGCTTACAAAGCTTGTGGTCCTGTTATCCCTATGAATAATTAAGACTCTgctaattcaaatttaaaaggATATGATTAAGTGTAATTTAAAAGAATTACTAAAGCCAATTATTTTCAATATTAATCTACGAGATATTCCTGATATGTTGACAAGATAAGGGAAAATGATCGGTTTCAtctttcacatttcacaaaaatattcttttcgtccctcgcttaaaaaatgaagcaatttcatccttgacatttaaaaattgaagttcttacatccctgaacccaaatttcaatctgaatcaaaccaccaatcaacctgattacaaattttgggggtgtaattggtagatcacttggttaactcaacttgatattcatgtaaaatttaatgaacccaaaaataaaaaattataacataaaaaagaaagattaatctttcctacattatcattgtatacactgacggttttatgtaccgccatatcatttcaatttaaatttaaacaccaaattttatatttatgatacgcatctagattcgcaagcggatatactaacggtgtatgaaaagatttatccaaaaaaaaactctactattacaagacaaagaatggccttttatgttataatttttatttttttggtttaataaatgtcatgtgaatatgatgaaaTTGACCGAGTGATTTATCAATTCTATTTCCGAAATTTATTACTAGGTCATTGaatggtttgattcagattacaaattaggttcagggatgtaatagcattaatttttaaatgtcaggaacgaatttgcttcattttaaaagtgagagacgaaaagaatatttttgcaaaatgtgaaggatgaaacagGTCATTTTCCCACAAGATAATTATGGTAAGCCTACTCTTAGCAGCATGGCTATCATCATGGTAAGctgtacccttttttttttttgttacttaAAAAACATACTGCTGCTTTTAATctaattttcacaatttttgtgTTCCTTACAAATTTTTATAGAGAGCTTTTCAATGACATTTTGTATGCTTGGAAATAATGACCAATTAACATCTTAGCAATATTACATTGATAAACGAAGTTGTTCTAGCTAAATAGTTTTTAGTTGTAAGGAAAAATGTTGAAAAGTAAAGCATcccatttgtttatttttggttGGCAAGATAGCTGCAAAAATTTCTTGCATTTTCGGGTAATTTTCTGTACTAGTCTCCTGTAAAATTTGTAGGAGTTTTAATTACTATCACTAACTACTATCTAATATGGTTCGATAGTCTCTTGTTAACCAAAcattggccaaaaataaaagtgaTTTTCACTTTCTTGTACTTCACTTTTCTACAAAGCTTTCCCGTAATAATTAATAGAAGGaaagataaaaaagaagaaCTTATTAGTAGGACTTATTAGTCCTATAAGGATCTTATGGAAGTTAATTGCCCTAAAAAGATCTTAAATATGATGTAGAGGTAATTCTTGCAGAGAACTATGTCAGCAGAAATTCAAGAGCATGATTAAGGGGATAAATAAGTTGGCTTCGCAAAAGAttggagaaaaatgcaaaaaggaaaagaggaaccACAAATATGGGAGGTCCCTTATTAAAGGTGTAGGATCTCAAATTGTAAAGTGCCTCTCCTTTTCAATGCTGACTAATTAAAAAGTATCTCAGGCTATTCATCTCCCATATGAGATATCTGTCCGAATTCATAGCTCCAATTGGTACTCTATTCAACTACTGTATTTCTAAACAACTCGCACTGGATGAGTTGACCATCAGGTAAAGTATAAGATGCAGGTATGACTGTAAGTCAAGGGTTTAAACTTCAGTAAAATTTAATGGGTATGTAGTAGTACacccttttgatttaaaaataaaagccACTCCCTCTAACCTTCTTTCGAcatatgatattttcttgaaaacaatttcatcatatgatattttcttgaaaataaaatgagaaactagaaaggaaagagaaaaacccaaaattaaaagaattgaaaggctaaaaaaattgtattttaggaaagtgatttgaatatttttttaatcatttaaggagaaaatAGATTtttgcaattcctcttttttaatttcaatcattaaggtgaaattttttgtgggaaagagaaagaattaaataaagaagaaagagaaaaaggaacaaaagaaaggaaaaccagGTAAATAAAAAGTCAAAGTAATGCAAggacaattttgtcctaaagggggttaagtgagcaaaattaaaggttaggaagtaaactgagaaatggggtattctttaaggggataaaatgtgattaacccggCTAGAAATCCCAAGAAAATCTATGTGGGACGTTTAGTCTCTTAGTATTCCTTGTCAAACGTGACTTGATATTAATGAGAGCCTTGatgctttaaaaa contains:
- the LOC140014725 gene encoding subtilisin-like protease SBT5.6 — encoded protein: MEEPPVFSLLVLLLLPLLTSCVENQVYIVYFGEHSGDKTLHEIEENHHSYLLSVKESEEDARSSLLYSYKHSINGFAAVLKPEEAEKLSGRKGVVSVFKSTKYTLHTTRSWEFAGLEDPSNEYNAYDKDVLLVKAQFGRDVIVGLLDSGYWPESQSFVDTGLGPVPKRWKGICQTGNQFNTSHCNRKVIGAHYYLKGYEKAYGALDRTRDYFSPLDKDGHGTHTTSIVGGRRVHNVSALGGFAYGTASGGAPLVSLAMYKVCWPIPDRDNKIENTCLSEDMLAAIDDAIEDGVDVLSISIGAYDPTPYDQNPIAVGALHAVKNNIITVCSAGNYGPAPYSVRNTAPWIITVSASSLDRMFLAAVELGNGEKLQGETVTPYNLERKWYPLVRAGQIAHPEVPKYLLDQCLPGSLSSDKAKGKIVFCLRGNGTRVAKGAEVMRAGGVGLIVGNSEAFGEDISVDSHLLPANAVGYQNAMKILDYIDSTNNAMAYITPAKTVSHGITAPHMAGFTSVGPSPVSEAVLKPDITAPGLNILAAWSEGDSPTKMDLDHRVVKYNFLSGTSMSCPHIAGAAALLRAIHPTWSSAAIRSALMTTAAVLNNKDKPITDAFGNEANPFLFGSGHFMPKQAADPGLVYDASYEDYLLYLCSIGYNLKDLTPNFRCPTNPPAPHDLNYPSIAIPQLQGTVVTYRTVTNVGSNRSVYYSLVKAPLGVSVNIYPPILYFNESGEKKTFTITIQAENLEGAYYFAKNKYQFGWYTWRDSFGTYNVRSPIAVALA